A genomic region of Oryza glaberrima chromosome 1, OglaRS2, whole genome shotgun sequence contains the following coding sequences:
- the LOC127764335 gene encoding protein PLASTID MOVEMENT IMPAIRED 2-like produces MEAAITMDENLGRSGSFRAAMSIFGESINGRKADKNRGTVPAQENLSSEMKQLAQSGLDKLNERKAYVDKERAGAESELSRARAMAKELERQIEQTTAKATSQRSELQAMWAARTRRKGTDAPGAERDARYAEVVQELDQAKKELLRLRLEVRSAAEAKAKAERDIVASACTIQSSLRAVDEMKRRVDEANEEHVLVELARIEAERERREIEAQRGAEAERFAADIEAARARVRALQKKASRAREMEAKLAVTNSDVEVLQAEMELVRAMEKSHAKSDEAAEDAARRKKEEAQDKALLKTAEAELDAAKKELETIKAGSFQFMTSMDRTRTEIMRVAEEISLLKAKEKKADAQVQQLNTKLLKAKARLEAVTAADERSKAIVSNLAAAMKQLKAETEAARMEEDLTKLEKRCVIAEAENIEKEIATTEGRIKQSVKELDAAKALEAEAMRKLRDTVESTMQARASSAARRQGTMTISRFEYEYLTGRAALVRVVADKKVAAAQAWVQALKASEKEAAARAEAAEREVREMEARAAQVAAEAEKTAAEQKELEQELYDLNAAAERDGLQCAYPRRRSSRVSATSRRSKPRRSSVSAGAWNPRSPSFTIKRKRKVMPNLLKLIKDKRGGKKNTN; encoded by the exons ATGGAGGCCGCCATCACCATGGATGAGAACTTGGGACGAAGTGGGTCATTTCGAGCTGCGATGAGCATCTTTGGCGAAAGCATCAACGGGAGGAAGGCAGACAAGAACAGAGGAACTGTTCCAGCCCAAGAG aATCTGTCTTCTGAAATGAAGCAGCTAGCACAATCCGGTCTGGACAAGCTGAATGAACGCAAGGCGTACGTGGATAAAGAGAGAGCCGGCGCCGAGTCCGAGCTGTCGAGAGCGCGAGCCATGGCGAAGGAGCTTGAGCGCCAAATCGAGCAGACAACGGCCAAAGCCACGTCCCAGAGGTCGGAGCTCCAAGCAATGTGGGcagcgaggacgaggaggaagggcaCCGACGCACCGGGCGCGGAGCGCGACGCGCGGTACGCGGAGGTGGTGCAGGAGCTGGACCAAGCCAAGAAGGAGCTGCTCCGGCTGCGGCTCGAGGTGCGGTCCGCGGCGGAGGCCAAGGCGAAGGCCGAGCGCGACATCGTGGCGTCGGCGTGCACGATCCAGTCCAGCCTCCGCGCCGTTGACGAGATGAAGCGGCGGGTGGACGAGGCGAACGAGGAGCACGTGCTGGTGGAGCTGGCGCGCATCGAGGCCGAGCGGGAGCGTCGCGAGATCGAGGCCCAGCGCGGCGCCGAGGCCGAGCGGTTCGCCGCGGACATCGAGGCCGCGAGGGCCAGGGTCAGGGCGCTGCAGAAGAAGGCGAGCCGCGCGAGGGAGATGGAGGCGAAGCTCGCCGTGACGAACTCCGACGTGGAGGTGCTTCAGGCCGAGATGGAGCTGGTGCGCGCCATGGAGAAGAGCCACGCCAAgagcgacgaggcggcggaggacgcagcgaggaggaagaaggaggaggcgcaGGACAAGGCGCTGCTGAAGACCGCGGAGGCCGAGCTGGACGCGGCGAAGAAGGAGCTGGAGACGATCAAGGCCGGGAGCTTCCAGTTCATGACGTCCATGGACCGCACGCGCACCGAGATCATGCGCGTCGCCGAGGAGATCAGCCTGCTCAAGGCGAAGGAAAAGAAAGCGGACGCGCAGGTGCAACAGCTGAACACCAAGCTCCTCAAGGCGAAGGCGCGGCTGGAGGCCGTCACGGCGGCCGACGAGAGGTCGAAGGCGATCGTGTCCaacttggcggcggcgatgaagcAACTGAAAGCCgagacggaggcggcgaggatggaGGAGGACCTCACCAAGCTGGAGAAACGGTGCGTGATCGCGGAGGCCGAGAACATCGAGAAGGAGATCGCCACGACCGAGGGACGGATCAAGCAGTCGGTGAAGGAGCTGGATGCGGCGAAAGCGTTGGAGGCCGAGGCGATGAGGAAGCTCAGGGACACCGTGGAGAGCACGATGCAGGCcagggcgtcgtcggcggcacggcggcaggGGACGATGACCATCTCCCGGTTCGAGTACGAGTACCTGACCGGGCGCGCGGCGCTGGTCCGGGTGGTGGCCGACAAGAAGGTGGCCGCGGCGCAGGCGTGGGTGCAGGCGCTGAAGGCCAGCGAGAAggaggccgcggcgcgcgccgaggcggcggagcgggaggtgagggagatggaggccagggcggcgcaggtggcggcggaggcggagaagacggcggcggagcagaaGGAGCTGGAGCAGGAGCTGTACGACCTGAACGCGGCTGCGGAGAGGGACGGCCTGCAGTGCGCGTacccgcggcggcggtcgagcaGGGTGTCGGCGACGTCGAGGAGGTCCAAGCCCCGGCGGTCGTCGGTGTCCGCGGGCGCATGGAACCCGCGCTCGCCGTCGTTCACCAtcaagaggaagaggaaggtgaTGCCCAACCTCCTGAAGCTGATCAAGGATAAAAGAGGCGGCAAAAAGAACACCAACTGA
- the LOC127756501 gene encoding phytochrome-associated serine/threonine-protein phosphatase — MDLDLWISKVKEGQHLAEHELQSLCEYVKEILIEESNVQPVNSPVTVCGDIHGQFHDLMKLFATGGHVPETNYIFMGDFVDRGFNSLEVFTILLLLKARYPAHITLLRGNHESRQLTQVYGFYDECQRKYGNANAWRYCTDVFDYLTLSAIINGTVLCVHGGLSPDVRTVDQIRTIDRNCEIPHEGPFCDLMWSDPEEIETWAVSPRGAGWLFGSRVTAEFNHINNLDLVCRAHQLVQEGLKYMFQDKGLVTVWSAPNYCYRCGNVASILSFSETMEREVKFFTETEENNQMRGPRTAVPYFL, encoded by the exons ATGGATTTGGATCTGTGGATCTCTAAGGTGAAGGAGGGCCAGCACCTCGCCGAGCACGAGCTCCAGTCCCTCTGCGAATAC GTGAAGGAGATCCTCATCGAGGAGTCCAACGTGCAGCCAGTGAACAGCCCGGTGACCGTGTGCGGAGACATCCATGGGCAGTTCCATGACCTGATGAAGCTCTTCGCGACTGGGGGGCATGTGCCCGAGACGAATTATATTTTCATG GGTGATTTTGTAGACCGCGGCTTCAACAGTCTGGAGGTCTTCACCATTCTGTTGCTACTAAAAGCGAG GTACCCTGCACACATAACGCTTCTGCGTGGAAATCATGAAAGCAGACAGTTGACACAG GTGTATGGTTTCTACGATGAGTGCCAAAGGAAGTATGGGAATGCGAATGCATGGCGGTATTGCACCGATGTTTTTGACTACCTTACTCTTTCAGCAATCATTAATGGCACG GTTCTTTGTGTTCATGGTGGACTTTCTCCTGATGTGCGCACTGTTGATCAG ATTCGGACGATTGATCGCAATTGTGAAATTCCTCATGAAGGTCCTTTCTGTGATCTAATGTGGAGTGACCCTGAAGAAATAGAGACATGGGCTGTTAGCCCTCGTGGAGCAGGTTGGCTTTTTGGATCACGAGTGACAGCTGAG TTCAACCATATTAACAATCTCGATCTAGTTTGCCGAGCTCACCAGCTGGTTCAGGAAGGCTTAAAGTACATGTTTCAGGACAAAGGCCTTGTAACT GTGTGGTCCGCTCCTAATTATTGCTACAGATGTGGAAATGTTGCTTCTATACTAAGCTTCAGTGAGACAATG GAAAGAGAGGTCAAATTCTTCACAGAGACAGAGGAGAATAACCAGATGCGAGGACCGAGGACTGCTGTCCCATATTTCCTCTGA
- the LOC127757617 gene encoding uncharacterized protein LOC127757617 has product MDAAGSPRRKKKAAAAKKRRGGGDERERGRGRGRGRDLSPAAPPVGAGGGKDAALAECAAACCVLCACLPLAALCCVARAPVRVARRCWRWRWRRRRPQRRLAPGGSSSFSDAELGDLRPGRPRRAMADQEFRPRGTSPTPSGSRQSPPPATPHPQQQQPPPHDRRR; this is encoded by the coding sequence ATGGACGCAGCCGGCTCGccgcggaggaagaagaaggcggcggcggcgaagaagcgGCGGGGGGGAGGGGACGAGCGGGAgcgggggcgcgggcgcgggcgcgggcgcgacctgtctccggcggcgccacccgTGGGCGCCGGTGGAGGGAAGGACGCGGCGCTCGCGGAGTGCGCGGCGGCGTGCTGCGTGCTGTGCGCGTGCCTGCCCCTGGCGGCGCTCTGCTGCGTGGCGCGCGCGCCCGTCCGCGTCGCGCGGCGgtgctggcggtggcggtggaggaggcggaggccgcaGCGGCGCCTCGCGCCCGGGGGGTCGTCGTCGTTCTCCGACGCCGAGCTCGGTGACCTCCGGCCCGGACGGCCCAGGCGCGCAATGGCGGACCAGGAGTTCCGGCCACGGGGGACGTCTCCAACTCCAAGCGGCAGCCGCcaatccccgccgccggcgacaccgcatccgcagcagcagcaaccacccCCTCATGATCGGAGAAGATAG
- the LOC127774705 gene encoding uncharacterized protein LOC127774705, giving the protein MVKCQFSPHTLAHRSVSPPAFDVEAAQPKPENAAEAARARGTPTPTAMPLLHAANLRVLLAGAAFAHLSSPAATACASSPSAPPPPAPPPPPRVRAFASYRASPPPPPPPQPSSPSPSRALASAAAACEQGAKPAICTADELHYVPVPGTEWRLALWRYRPPPEAPKRNHPLMLLSGVATNAIGFDLSPGASFARHMSMQGFDTWIVEVRGAGLSMRGSELAVADTTSDMSRSSALDEITTQKLNGAGPAKDDSTCLAQNFEVPVVEDKFEVPVVEDKDVIESNASEEPQLVTKLSNTLARLGDTFSGYVKDSRLRSIADGFFNQVSELVPDASLTSSLEEVSEKILGLLELPQTSAISDQISHLSQRLVNILGEGQQNISPRLFGWQERLSATIEDLQKQLELIISYDWDFDHYLEEDVPAAMNYIKQQSPTKDGKLLAIGHSMGGILLYAMVSKCGCEGAEPELVAIVTLASSVDYTTSNSSLKLLLPLADPAEMLRVPAIPLGTLLSTTYPISSRAPYILSLLRSQISSKDMMDPDLLSKLVLNNFCTVPAKVLLQLTTAFRDGGLRNRAGTFFFKQHLHKIKVPILALAGDEDLICPPEAVYETVKLIPQHLVTYKVFGKPEGPHYAHYDLVGGRKAVHEVYPCIIEFLSQHDEVSS; this is encoded by the exons ATGGTTAAATGTCAATTTTCTCCACATACACTGGCCCATCGGTCAGTGTCACCACCGGCCTTCGATGTTGAAGCGGCGCAACCAAAGCCGGAGAACGCAGCAGAGGCGGCCAGAGCGCGAGGGACTCCAACTCCTACCGCCATGCCGCTCCTCCACGCGGCCAACCtccgcgtcctcctcgccggcgccgccttcgcgcacctctcctcccccgccgccaccgcgtgcgcctcctccccgtccgcccctccccctccggctcccccgccgccgccgcgcgtccggGCCTTCGCCTCCTaccgcgcctcgccgcctcccccgccgccgccccaaccatcctcgccgtcgccatcccgcgccctcgcctccgcggccgccgcgtgcGAGCAGGGGGCGAAGCCCGCGATCTGCACGGCGGATGAGCTGCACTACGTGCCCGTGCCCGGCACAGAGTGGCGGCTCGCGCTCTGGCGGTACCGCCCGCCGCCTGAG GCGCCCAAGAGGAATCACCCGCTGATGCTGCTCTCGGGAGTGGCCACCAATGCGATTGGATTTGACCTGTCTCCTGGG GCTTCATTTGCACGTCATATGTCCATGCAAGGGTTTGACACATGGATTGTCGAAGTGCGTGGTGCAGGCCTGAGCATGCGTGGATCTGAACTAGCTGTAGCTGACACCACATCTGACATGTCTCGAAGTTCTGCATTGGATGAGATTACTACACAGAAATTAAATGGCGCTGGACCTGCCAAGGATGATTCCACTTGTCTAGCTCAAAATTTCGAAGTTCCAGTAGTAGAAGATAAATTTGAAGTTCCAGTAGTAGAAGATAAGGATGTAATAGAGAGTAATGCATCAGAAGAACCACAGCTGGTGACAAAGTTATCAAATACTTTGGCACGATTGGGTGATACATTCTCAGGTTATGTAAAAGATAGTCGACTGAGAAGTATCGCTGATGGCTTTTTTAATCAAGTGTCAGAACTTGTTCCTGATGCCTCATTAACTAGTAGTCTTGAGGAAGTCTCAGAAAAAATTTTGGGCTTACTGGAATTGCCACAAACATCAGCAATATCAGATCAAATAAGCCATTTAAGTCAACGTCTTGTGAATATTCTTGGGGAAGGTCAACAGAATATATCACCTCGGCTATTTGGTTGGCAAGAACGCCTGTCTGCAACAATAGAAGATCTACAGAAACAATTGGAGCTCATTATTAGCTATGATTGggactttgaccattatttggAGGAGGATGTACCTGCCGCA ATGAATTATATTAAACAGCAAAGCCCAACAAAGGATGGCAAACTGCTTGCCATTGGTCATTCAATGGGGGGAATATTATTATATGCAATGGTTTCAAAGTGTG GATGTGAAGGTGCTGAGCCAGAGCTGGTAGCAATTGTTACTTTGGCCTCATCAGTTGACTACACAACATCTAACTCATCACTCAAGCTGCTATTGCCTCTT GCAGACCCAGCTGAGATGTTACGTGTTCCTGCTATCCCTCTAGGAACATTACTGTCTACCACTTACCCTATATCGTCTCGTGCACCCTATATTCTGTCATTGCTGCGCTCTCAAATTTCATCAAAGGACATGATGGATCCTGATCTGCTTTCGAAGCTTGTCTTGAATAACTTCT GCACGGTGCCAGCAAAGGTTTTACTACAGCTGACAACTGCATTCCGTGATGGTGGGCTGCGCAACAGGGCTGGTACCTTTTTCTTCAAGCAGCATCTGCACAAAATCAAAGTGCCAATACTTGCCCTTGCTGGAGATGAGGATCTGATTTGCCCCCCGGAAGCTGTTTATG AAACGGTGAAGTTAATTCCTCAGCATTTGGTGACATATAAGGTTTTTGGAAAGCCCGAAGGCCCTCATTATGCGCATTATGACTTGGTTGGAGGGCGAAAG GCTGTCCACGAAGTGTACCCTTGTATAATAGAGTTCCTCTCCCAGCATGATGAAGTGTCTTCCTAA